A genomic segment from Cervus elaphus chromosome 14, mCerEla1.1, whole genome shotgun sequence encodes:
- the KLHDC8A gene encoding kelch domain-containing protein 8A isoform X1, whose translation MEVPTVKDFQWKRLAPLPSRRVYCSLLETGGQVYAIGGCDDNGVPMDCFEVYSPEADQWTALPPLPTARAGVAVTALGKRIMVIGGVGASQLPLKVVEMYNIDEGKWKKRSSLREAAMGISVTAKDYRVYAVGGMGLDLRPHNHLQHYDMLKDMWVSLAHMPTPRYAATSFLRGSKIYVLGGRQSKYAVNAFEVFDIETRSWTKFPNIPCKRAFSSFVTLDDRLYSLGGLRQGRLYRQPKFLRTMDVFDMEQGGWLKMERSFFLKKRRADFVAGSLSGRVIVAGGLGNQPTVLETAEAFHPGKSRWEALPAMPTPRCACSSLVLRNCLLAVGGVNQGLSDAVEALCVSDS comes from the exons ATGGAGGTGCCCACCGTCAAAGACTTCCAGTGGAAGCGCCTGGCACCGCTGCCGAGCCGCCGGGTGTACTGCTCCCTGCTGGAAACCGGGGGACAGGTCTATGCCATCGGGGGCTGTGACGATAAcggcgtccccatggactgcttcGAGGTCTACTCCCCCGAGGCCGACCAGTGGACCGCCCTGCCCCCGCTGCCCACGGCCCGGGCCGGCGTGGCCGTCACCGCCCTGGGGAAGCGGATCATGGTGATCGGGGGTGTGGGCGCCAGTCAGCTGCCCCTGAAGGTCGTGGAGATGTACAACATCGACGAGGGCAAGTGGAAGAAGAGGAGCTCGCTGCGCGAGGCCGCCATGGGCATTTCGGTCACCGCCAAAG ATTACCGCGTGTACGCAGTGGGCGGGATGGGCCTGGACCTCCGTCCACACAATCACCTCCAACACTATGACATGCTCAAGGATATGTGGGTGTCTCTGGCACACATGCCCACCCCTAGATATGCCGCCACCTCCTTCCTTCGAGGCTCCAAGATCTACGTGCTGG GAGGACGGCAGTCCAAGTATGCGGTCAACGCCTTTGAGGTCTTTGACATTGAGACTCGCTCCTGGACCAAGTTCCCCAACATCCCCTGCAAGCGGGCCTTCTCCAGCTTTGTGACCCTGGATGACCGCTTGTATAGCCTGGGGGGCCTGCGGCAGGGCCGGCTCTACCGGCAGCCCAAGTTCCTCCGGACGATGGACGTGTTCGACATGGAGCAAG GGGGATGGCTGAAGATGGAGCGTTCCTTCTTCCTCAAGAAGCGGCGGGCAGACTTTGTGGCCGGCTCTCTGAGTGGTCGGGTCATCGTGGCTGGAGGACTTG GGAACCAGCCCACGGTCCTGGAGACGGCTGAGGCGTTCCACCCGGGGAAGAGCCGCTGGGAGGCCCTCCCCGCCATGCCCACGCCCCGCTGCGCCTGCTCCAGCCTTGTCCTCAGGAACTGCCTACTGGCCGTGGGCGGCGTCAACCAGGGTCTGAGCGACGCGGTGGAGGCCCTGTGTGTCTCGGACTCCTAG
- the KLHDC8A gene encoding kelch domain-containing protein 8A isoform X2, producing MEVPTVKDFQWKRLAPLPSRRVYCSLLETGGQVYAIGGCDDNGVPMDCFEVYSPEADQWTALPPLPTARAGVAVTALGKRIMVIGGVGASQLPLKVVEMYNIDEGKWKKRSSLREAAMGISVTAKGGRQSKYAVNAFEVFDIETRSWTKFPNIPCKRAFSSFVTLDDRLYSLGGLRQGRLYRQPKFLRTMDVFDMEQGGWLKMERSFFLKKRRADFVAGSLSGRVIVAGGLGNQPTVLETAEAFHPGKSRWEALPAMPTPRCACSSLVLRNCLLAVGGVNQGLSDAVEALCVSDS from the exons ATGGAGGTGCCCACCGTCAAAGACTTCCAGTGGAAGCGCCTGGCACCGCTGCCGAGCCGCCGGGTGTACTGCTCCCTGCTGGAAACCGGGGGACAGGTCTATGCCATCGGGGGCTGTGACGATAAcggcgtccccatggactgcttcGAGGTCTACTCCCCCGAGGCCGACCAGTGGACCGCCCTGCCCCCGCTGCCCACGGCCCGGGCCGGCGTGGCCGTCACCGCCCTGGGGAAGCGGATCATGGTGATCGGGGGTGTGGGCGCCAGTCAGCTGCCCCTGAAGGTCGTGGAGATGTACAACATCGACGAGGGCAAGTGGAAGAAGAGGAGCTCGCTGCGCGAGGCCGCCATGGGCATTTCGGTCACCGCCAAAG GAGGACGGCAGTCCAAGTATGCGGTCAACGCCTTTGAGGTCTTTGACATTGAGACTCGCTCCTGGACCAAGTTCCCCAACATCCCCTGCAAGCGGGCCTTCTCCAGCTTTGTGACCCTGGATGACCGCTTGTATAGCCTGGGGGGCCTGCGGCAGGGCCGGCTCTACCGGCAGCCCAAGTTCCTCCGGACGATGGACGTGTTCGACATGGAGCAAG GGGGATGGCTGAAGATGGAGCGTTCCTTCTTCCTCAAGAAGCGGCGGGCAGACTTTGTGGCCGGCTCTCTGAGTGGTCGGGTCATCGTGGCTGGAGGACTTG GGAACCAGCCCACGGTCCTGGAGACGGCTGAGGCGTTCCACCCGGGGAAGAGCCGCTGGGAGGCCCTCCCCGCCATGCCCACGCCCCGCTGCGCCTGCTCCAGCCTTGTCCTCAGGAACTGCCTACTGGCCGTGGGCGGCGTCAACCAGGGTCTGAGCGACGCGGTGGAGGCCCTGTGTGTCTCGGACTCCTAG